The Chthoniobacterales bacterium genome contains a region encoding:
- a CDS encoding exopolysaccharide biosynthesis polyprenyl glycosylphosphotransferase, whose protein sequence is MKEDVRVKSSCDEVAVLRRFRRSRDGRGEDFLLVALVGGYLAIFFLSQVLAYWIRFQSVVLRWIPFDGTIFVQMQGDLPSYVPHFQLGLIFFVVSGIYFGIFERSMLLKRGRVVIDLLSTMIVWACFYLLLSLFFRVDPLISRFYCVLVALLSVPLLFLWHRLIITIVWRTSLGNSLRKSVLVIGWNADVQKIVQRMREDFQAPYRIVGAVEFNEHHFETAPPMEFNLGSVGDLRTIVRSSNIDAVLLADLNPSVQDTTYLVNVCHKEMVTFMAIPAFFEVLLSGLRLQSLGGVPVVTIGRLPLEHLPARMIKRVVDIVGACVGLLLAAPICVVVGFLIYRESPGPIFFSQERFGRRGRPFKMYKLRSMCLDADKTDHLSQSTAVGDARMLKVGAVIRRWNIDELPQFWNVLRGDMSLVGPRPERVFHSLQLEDEITHYNIRLAVKPGLTGWAAVNGLRGNTDLNARVRFDIEYIERWSLSFDLYIMALTFVRNRNAY, encoded by the coding sequence ATGAAAGAGGATGTCCGCGTGAAGAGTTCCTGTGATGAGGTGGCGGTTTTGAGGAGGTTTCGACGTAGTCGCGACGGCAGAGGGGAAGACTTTCTGTTGGTTGCCTTGGTGGGAGGCTATCTTGCAATTTTTTTCCTTTCTCAGGTCCTCGCATATTGGATTCGTTTCCAATCCGTGGTGCTTCGGTGGATCCCTTTCGACGGCACGATTTTCGTGCAGATGCAGGGGGACTTGCCTTCCTATGTCCCCCATTTCCAATTAGGACTTATATTTTTCGTCGTTTCTGGAATTTATTTTGGAATCTTTGAAAGGTCGATGCTGTTGAAGCGGGGACGGGTTGTCATCGACCTTCTGTCGACGATGATTGTGTGGGCCTGCTTTTATCTTTTGCTAAGCCTTTTTTTCCGAGTTGATCCGCTGATTTCCCGGTTCTATTGCGTCTTGGTTGCGTTACTGTCTGTTCCCCTTCTGTTTCTCTGGCATCGGCTGATCATAACGATCGTCTGGAGAACCTCCCTGGGGAACTCTTTGCGGAAAAGTGTTCTGGTGATCGGATGGAACGCCGATGTGCAAAAGATCGTGCAACGCATGCGCGAGGATTTCCAAGCTCCTTACCGGATTGTGGGGGCGGTGGAATTCAATGAACACCACTTCGAAACAGCGCCTCCAATGGAGTTTAATCTGGGATCGGTGGGTGACTTGCGGACCATCGTTCGAAGTTCGAACATCGACGCTGTTTTGTTGGCGGACCTGAATCCATCGGTTCAGGACACCACATACCTTGTCAATGTCTGTCACAAGGAGATGGTGACATTCATGGCCATCCCCGCATTTTTTGAAGTATTGTTGTCCGGTTTGCGACTTCAGAGTTTGGGAGGGGTGCCGGTCGTGACAATTGGGCGGCTGCCACTGGAACATCTTCCGGCTCGGATGATCAAGAGAGTGGTGGATATTGTCGGAGCCTGTGTGGGGCTTCTCTTGGCTGCTCCGATTTGTGTCGTTGTTGGATTTCTAATTTACCGGGAATCGCCTGGTCCGATTTTCTTTTCGCAGGAGCGTTTTGGTCGAAGAGGGCGTCCGTTCAAAATGTATAAGCTACGGAGTATGTGCTTGGATGCGGATAAGACCGATCACCTTAGCCAGTCCACCGCCGTTGGAGACGCGAGAATGCTGAAAGTTGGAGCGGTGATTCGACGCTGGAATATCGATGAGTTGCCTCAATTCTGGAATGTGCTCCGTGGGGACATGAGTCTGGTAGGACCGCGTCCGGAGCGGGTATTCCATTCTCTTCAGTTGGAGGACGAGATCACGCACTACAACATTCGCTTGGCGGTGAAACCGGGGCTGACTGGCTGGGCGGCGGTGAACGGCCTGCGGGGCAATACTGATCTCAATGCCCGGGTGCGATTCGATATCGAATACATCGAGCGCTGGAGTCTGAGCTTCGATCTTTATATCATGGCGCTGACTTTCGTCAGGAACAGGAACGCGTATTAG
- the ppdK gene encoding pyruvate, phosphate dikinase translates to MPAKPHKYVYQWGAGKADGDGGMKPLLGGKGANLAEMTRIGLPVPPGFTITTEVCTYFYDHGHAYPAELPSQIEKGIANMERIMGCKFGDAKALPLLVAVRSGARDSMPGMMDTILNLGLNDETVVALAAATKNERFAWDCYRRFIQMYGDVVLGVQKREGEDHEPFETVIEAYKHEIYHHDVVDSDLTAEDQQELVRRFKRLVRTRTKKDFPNDPWEQLHGATGAVFGSWMNDRAIVYRRKYGIPSDWGTAVNVQAMVYGNTGGKSGSGVAFTRNPANGANEFYGEFLINAQGEDVVAGVRTPEPVARLKAAMPKAYAELLKVRATLEKHFKDVQDIEFTIQDGKLFMLQTRNGKRTAAAALKFSMDMFKEGLIDWETAVLRNPADQLDQLLAPIFDPAELQKATAIATGLPAGPGAASGKIYLNADRAAAAAERGEKVLLVRNETSPEDLRGMIAAEGILTARGGVSSHAALVARQMGKVCICGASALVIDYVEKTVSAAGKTFREGDFLSIDGTTGTIYAGQLATAPSEIITGMLNGNKAAQKTEKFRGFQQLMKWCAQAARLEVRTNADTPEQTENALAFGATGIGLTRTEHMFFEGDRIDAMREMILASTVGNRRAALAKLLPYQREDFAGIFRALQGHPATIRLLDPPLHEFLPHTKEQQADLSKKTGIPVAKIQARVHTLHEFNPMLGHRGCRLGIAYPEITEMQVRAIFEAAAIVAKEKIKVHPEIMIPLVGFRRELDLQVEIVHRVAKDVQAEKKVKLDYLVGTMIEVPRGALTADEIARTAEFFSFGTNDLTQTALGISRDDMGNFLLPYTEQEIFKKNPFATLDTVGVGRLMEIAVEKGRTTRPKLKMGICGEHGGDPDSVKFCHRLGLDYVSCSPYRVPVARLAAAQAAIEEKHAAKPAKGAK, encoded by the coding sequence GTGCCCGCGAAACCCCACAAATACGTCTACCAATGGGGGGCGGGCAAAGCCGACGGCGACGGCGGGATGAAGCCGCTCCTCGGCGGCAAGGGCGCCAACCTCGCGGAAATGACGCGCATCGGCCTGCCGGTGCCTCCCGGCTTCACGATCACCACCGAAGTCTGCACGTATTTCTACGACCACGGCCACGCCTATCCGGCGGAGCTCCCGTCGCAGATCGAGAAGGGCATCGCGAACATGGAGCGCATCATGGGCTGCAAGTTTGGCGACGCGAAGGCTCTGCCGCTGCTCGTCGCCGTGCGCTCCGGCGCGCGGGATTCCATGCCCGGCATGATGGATACGATCCTCAACCTCGGCCTCAACGACGAGACCGTGGTCGCCCTCGCCGCTGCGACGAAGAACGAGCGCTTCGCGTGGGATTGCTACCGCCGATTCATCCAGATGTATGGCGACGTCGTGCTCGGCGTGCAGAAGCGCGAAGGCGAGGACCACGAGCCCTTCGAGACCGTCATCGAGGCCTACAAGCACGAGATCTACCACCACGACGTCGTCGATAGCGACCTCACCGCGGAGGACCAGCAGGAGCTTGTCCGCCGGTTCAAGCGCCTCGTCCGCACGCGCACGAAGAAGGATTTCCCGAACGATCCGTGGGAGCAGCTCCACGGCGCGACCGGCGCCGTCTTCGGCTCGTGGATGAACGACCGCGCCATCGTCTATCGTCGCAAATACGGCATCCCGAGCGACTGGGGCACCGCCGTCAACGTGCAGGCCATGGTCTACGGCAACACCGGCGGCAAATCCGGCAGCGGCGTCGCCTTCACGCGCAATCCCGCAAACGGCGCCAATGAATTCTACGGCGAATTCCTCATCAACGCGCAGGGCGAGGACGTCGTCGCCGGTGTGCGCACGCCCGAGCCCGTCGCCCGTCTGAAGGCCGCCATGCCGAAAGCCTACGCCGAGCTGCTGAAGGTCCGCGCCACGCTCGAGAAGCATTTCAAGGACGTGCAGGATATCGAGTTCACCATTCAGGACGGCAAGCTCTTCATGCTCCAGACGCGCAATGGTAAACGCACCGCCGCCGCCGCGCTGAAGTTTTCCATGGATATGTTCAAGGAGGGGCTCATCGACTGGGAGACCGCCGTCCTGCGCAATCCCGCCGACCAGCTCGACCAGCTCCTCGCGCCCATCTTCGATCCCGCCGAACTCCAGAAGGCCACCGCCATCGCGACCGGCCTGCCCGCCGGCCCCGGCGCCGCCTCCGGCAAAATCTACCTCAACGCCGACCGCGCCGCCGCGGCCGCCGAGCGCGGCGAAAAGGTGCTCCTCGTTCGCAACGAGACGTCGCCCGAGGATCTTCGCGGAATGATCGCCGCCGAGGGCATCCTCACCGCGCGCGGCGGGGTCAGTTCCCACGCCGCCCTCGTCGCCCGGCAGATGGGCAAGGTCTGCATCTGCGGCGCCAGCGCGCTGGTGATCGACTACGTGGAAAAAACCGTCAGCGCTGCGGGAAAAACCTTCCGCGAGGGCGACTTCCTCTCCATCGACGGCACCACCGGCACCATTTACGCCGGCCAGCTCGCCACCGCGCCGTCCGAAATCATCACCGGCATGCTGAACGGCAACAAAGCCGCGCAGAAGACCGAGAAATTCCGCGGCTTCCAGCAGCTCATGAAATGGTGCGCGCAGGCCGCCCGGCTCGAGGTGCGCACGAATGCCGACACCCCCGAACAGACCGAGAACGCCCTTGCCTTCGGCGCCACCGGCATCGGCCTTACCCGCACGGAGCACATGTTCTTCGAGGGCGATCGGATCGACGCCATGCGCGAGATGATCCTCGCCAGCACCGTCGGCAACCGCCGCGCCGCGCTCGCGAAGCTCCTGCCCTACCAGCGCGAGGACTTCGCCGGCATCTTTCGCGCGTTACAGGGCCATCCCGCCACGATTCGCCTGCTCGATCCCCCGCTGCACGAGTTTCTCCCCCACACCAAGGAACAGCAGGCCGACCTCTCGAAGAAGACCGGCATCCCCGTGGCGAAAATCCAGGCCCGCGTCCACACTCTGCACGAGTTCAACCCCATGCTCGGCCACCGCGGCTGCCGCCTCGGCATCGCCTACCCCGAGATCACCGAGATGCAGGTCCGCGCCATCTTCGAGGCCGCCGCCATCGTCGCGAAGGAGAAGATCAAGGTTCATCCCGAGATCATGATTCCCCTCGTCGGCTTCAGGCGCGAACTCGACCTCCAGGTGGAAATCGTCCACCGCGTCGCGAAGGACGTGCAGGCCGAGAAGAAGGTGAAGCTCGACTACCTCGTCGGCACGATGATCGAGGTGCCCCGCGGTGCGCTCACCGCCGACGAAATCGCCCGGACCGCCGAATTCTTCAGCTTCGGCACCAACGACCTCACCCAGACCGCTCTTGGCATCAGCCGCGACGACATGGGGAACTTCCTCCTGCCCTACACCGAGCAGGAAATCTTCAAGAAGAACCCCTTCGCCACCCTCGACACCGTCGGCGTCGGCCGCCTGATGGAAATCGCCGTCGAAAAAGGCCGCACCACCCGCCCGAAACTGAAGATGGGCATCTGCGGCGAACATGGCGGCGACCCCGACAGCGTGAAATTCTGCCACCGCCTCGGCCTCGACTACGTGAGCTGCAGCCCCTACCGCGTCCCCGTCGCCCGCCTCGCCGCCGCCCAGGCCGCCATCGAGGAAAAGCACGCCGCGAAGCCGGCCAAAGGCGCAAAATAA
- a CDS encoding toxin-antitoxin system YwqK family antitoxin: MKSPFFFCLVTFASGALSLSAAEPDATGTPSPAPAASATPAPSPSATPDVSATPSPAPAAEAASKPATKTQELWALDYDEDADKFLVPGTKTPFTGPVISHYDNGVVELIGTVTDGQRTGWWIEFAENGQKTSEGFRKNDLEDGAWTYWSENGQLLNFGEFKNGSMVGKWEEFFESGKPSSVGVYKDGLMDGEWTFYDELTGESKAIKYDKGVQLTK; this comes from the coding sequence ATGAAATCGCCCTTCTTTTTCTGCCTCGTGACCTTCGCCAGCGGAGCTCTCTCCCTCTCCGCCGCGGAACCCGATGCCACCGGCACTCCTTCGCCTGCCCCGGCCGCCTCCGCGACGCCCGCTCCTTCGCCTTCGGCAACCCCCGACGTCTCCGCCACACCGAGTCCCGCCCCCGCCGCCGAGGCGGCGTCCAAACCTGCCACGAAAACGCAGGAACTCTGGGCGCTCGATTACGACGAGGATGCCGACAAATTTCTGGTGCCCGGCACCAAGACCCCCTTCACCGGCCCGGTGATCTCCCACTACGACAACGGCGTCGTGGAGCTGATCGGCACGGTCACGGATGGCCAGCGCACCGGCTGGTGGATCGAATTCGCCGAGAATGGTCAGAAGACCTCCGAGGGCTTTCGCAAGAACGACCTCGAGGACGGCGCCTGGACTTACTGGTCCGAAAACGGCCAGCTCCTGAACTTCGGCGAATTCAAGAACGGCTCGATGGTTGGCAAATGGGAGGAATTTTTCGAGAGCGGCAAGCCCAGCTCCGTCGGCGTTTACAAGGACGGCCTGATGGACGGCGAATGGACCTTCTACGACGAGCTGACCGGCGAGTCGAAGGCGATCAAATACGACAAGGGCGTCCAGCTGACGAAGTAA
- a CDS encoding acyltransferase family protein, whose translation MGEAGRKSFNQVLSGIGIFLVVLGHSSGVLPEKAAIIASGNPWYFGFLQILAWIYTFHMPLFFMLSGMNYAEFTLPKTPSYVQLLRSKACRLLFPYLTISTLAYPVKAVLSRLALRPIDLSFGSYFTQIFYPWENSIVFFWFLPTLFLCFAVAPLLTHARSVGGRVTLVCGLLAASFLFPHHPVKEEWLALGNLGGVLHNLIYFYLGIELVRLGLTSVSRSIWTLAILTGFYVLQGYLHSIEIATFIFTLIGISGCLVCGHFLSGSNLLSSLGRYSYQIYLFSWFFQIPARIVFGQIWCPSIWLAVTASLGAGILGPIVLTRFLEKVAPKWLSTLYGT comes from the coding sequence ATGGGCGAAGCAGGGCGCAAAAGTTTCAACCAAGTGTTGTCCGGAATCGGCATTTTTCTTGTCGTCTTAGGGCACAGCTCGGGAGTCCTGCCGGAGAAAGCCGCAATCATAGCCTCGGGAAATCCTTGGTATTTCGGATTCTTGCAGATTCTGGCGTGGATTTACACCTTTCACATGCCGCTTTTTTTTATGCTTTCGGGCATGAACTACGCAGAGTTCACTCTGCCCAAAACTCCTTCATACGTTCAGTTGCTCCGCTCGAAGGCATGTCGCCTTTTATTTCCCTATTTGACAATTTCCACGTTGGCCTACCCGGTCAAAGCCGTTTTGTCCCGTTTGGCGTTGAGGCCCATCGACTTGTCATTTGGTAGCTATTTCACGCAGATTTTTTACCCATGGGAGAATTCAATCGTTTTCTTCTGGTTCCTCCCAACTCTATTCCTGTGTTTCGCCGTGGCACCGCTATTGACCCATGCCCGGTCGGTGGGAGGGCGTGTTACTCTAGTTTGCGGATTGCTCGCCGCTTCGTTTTTATTTCCCCACCATCCCGTGAAAGAGGAATGGCTGGCATTGGGGAATCTGGGCGGCGTTCTCCATAATTTGATCTATTTCTACTTGGGCATCGAGTTGGTTCGACTAGGGCTCACTTCGGTCAGCCGGTCGATCTGGACTCTCGCAATTCTGACGGGTTTCTATGTCCTGCAGGGCTATTTACACTCGATCGAAATCGCGACCTTCATCTTCACCCTGATCGGAATTTCGGGATGTTTGGTATGCGGTCACTTTCTGAGCGGCAGCAATTTGCTTTCTAGTTTGGGACGCTATTCTTATCAGATATATTTATTTAGTTGGTTTTTCCAGATTCCTGCGCGAATCGTTTTCGGGCAAATTTGGTGCCCATCCATCTGGCTCGCCGTGACGGCAAGTCTCGGGGCCGGAATCCTCGGGCCTATCGTGCTCACGCGCTTCCTCGAAAAGGTTGCTCCGAAGTGGCTTTCGACACTCTATGGAACTTAA
- a CDS encoding DNA-binding protein — protein sequence MDNIILARDLQVERKHFFIEYRENDRGKFVRITEEAHGRRNSIIIPSTGLAEFVRHFDDVASAASIESQPA from the coding sequence ATGGACAATATCATCCTGGCCCGTGACCTGCAGGTCGAGCGCAAGCACTTCTTCATCGAATACCGCGAAAACGACCGCGGAAAATTTGTCCGCATCACCGAGGAAGCGCACGGTCGCCGGAACTCCATCATCATTCCGAGCACGGGCCTCGCGGAATTCGTCCGCCACTTCGACGATGTCGCCAGCGCGGCCTCCATCGAGTCCCAGCCCGCCTGA
- a CDS encoding type II secretion system protein — MISPKLSSRRGFTLIELLVVIAILAILMTLLFPAVQGAMETAKKTQAKNDVTQIVAAINAYVAEYGKMPIAGGGNTDVEGDAGNSEVLWEVLSGQNVNDLNPRELVFMEVPNAKSGKNGRVANGNRQTGQFLDSWNKPYKIAMDGDYDNKVRGPNGSDITKTVIAWSPGTPVKGSPNTDAKKFIKSWE, encoded by the coding sequence ATGATCTCCCCTAAACTCTCCTCCCGTCGCGGCTTTACCCTTATCGAATTGCTGGTCGTCATCGCGATTCTTGCGATCCTGATGACCCTCCTTTTCCCCGCGGTGCAGGGCGCGATGGAAACCGCGAAAAAGACTCAGGCCAAGAATGACGTCACGCAGATCGTGGCGGCGATCAATGCCTATGTCGCGGAATACGGCAAGATGCCCATTGCCGGTGGAGGCAACACCGATGTGGAGGGTGATGCAGGAAATTCGGAGGTGTTGTGGGAAGTTTTGAGCGGGCAAAACGTTAATGATCTAAACCCGAGAGAGCTTGTTTTTATGGAGGTCCCGAACGCGAAAAGTGGAAAAAATGGCCGCGTTGCCAATGGTAACCGTCAGACTGGGCAGTTTTTGGATTCTTGGAACAAGCCCTACAAGATCGCCATGGATGGCGATTACGACAATAAGGTAAGGGGACCTAATGGGTCCGATATCACGAAGACGGTGATCGCCTGGTCCCCCGGCACTCCGGTGAAGGGTTCTCCCAACACGGACGCCAAAAAGTTCATCAAGTCCTGGGAGTAG
- a CDS encoding outer membrane beta-barrel protein: protein MGSAIGGLTLTLARAQEEEELPEQPTWTAPAAPGVRAEDSSIAEDGSTTTATPTPEPTPPPKPLPPFILEPDESTLGVPVDQGWNLPDFSDTSSWFQMQGLRMRVGPLQLRFDLDLNVGYNDNIFGTNFPKVGDYVSTISPTIEAGIGEYPRPRQLVPLSEQQNYFYLRYTPSFLFFAENPAQNATNENLTIAGRYTFRRLVLDGAFSYVTTTNPTPTDIGRQQYNTTSLNIKASYALSTKTFLQVIAAGSYQDYPEIPNTATTTVSIAPALGYQFSKKLRLTLGPTAGVSYFESGGEQPFQSVNLGFTYDTTHKLQFEGSVGIQRTEGNSNSSDDGDFTSPVFSLGATYTIDNTSSIALDLARNVSTGGTSNGETYIQTAISASYQKRIWSRIQLDLTGSYQVYDYQGVGARTDTYIVFNVRVGYLFWQQRCSVYVTYVRNQRISDISAYEYDSNFLGTGINVQF from the coding sequence GTGGGAAGCGCGATCGGCGGCCTCACGCTGACGCTTGCGCGCGCCCAGGAGGAAGAGGAACTTCCCGAGCAACCGACCTGGACCGCTCCCGCCGCGCCCGGCGTTCGCGCCGAGGATTCGTCTATCGCAGAGGACGGTAGCACGACGACAGCCACCCCCACTCCGGAACCCACCCCACCGCCCAAGCCGCTTCCGCCCTTCATCCTCGAGCCGGACGAGAGCACGCTCGGCGTGCCAGTCGACCAGGGCTGGAACCTGCCGGATTTTTCCGACACGTCATCGTGGTTCCAGATGCAGGGCCTGCGGATGCGCGTCGGCCCCCTCCAGCTCCGCTTCGACCTCGATCTGAACGTCGGCTACAACGACAACATCTTCGGCACGAATTTCCCAAAAGTCGGCGACTATGTCTCGACCATCTCCCCGACGATCGAAGCCGGCATCGGTGAGTATCCCCGACCGCGGCAGCTCGTGCCGCTCAGCGAGCAGCAAAACTACTTTTATCTGCGCTACACGCCGTCGTTCCTGTTTTTTGCGGAGAATCCCGCGCAGAACGCGACGAACGAGAATTTGACGATCGCCGGGCGCTACACGTTTCGCCGTCTCGTTCTCGATGGCGCCTTCAGCTACGTCACCACGACAAATCCGACGCCGACGGACATCGGGCGTCAGCAATACAACACGACTTCGCTGAACATCAAAGCCAGCTACGCCCTCTCGACGAAAACATTCCTGCAGGTGATCGCCGCCGGCAGTTATCAGGACTATCCAGAGATTCCGAATACCGCGACGACCACCGTGAGCATCGCGCCGGCGCTCGGCTACCAATTCAGCAAGAAACTGCGCCTCACCCTGGGGCCGACGGCTGGCGTTTCGTATTTCGAGAGCGGCGGCGAACAGCCATTCCAGTCGGTGAATCTTGGCTTCACCTACGACACGACTCACAAGCTTCAATTCGAGGGCTCGGTCGGCATCCAGCGCACCGAGGGCAACAGCAACTCCTCCGACGACGGCGACTTCACCAGCCCGGTTTTCTCGCTCGGAGCCACCTACACGATCGACAACACCAGTTCCATCGCCCTCGACCTGGCCCGCAACGTTTCGACGGGAGGCACCTCGAACGGGGAAACCTACATCCAGACCGCCATTTCCGCGTCCTACCAGAAGCGCATCTGGAGCCGCATCCAGCTCGACCTCACCGGCTCCTATCAGGTTTACGACTACCAGGGAGTCGGCGCCCGCACCGACACCTACATCGTCTTCAACGTGCGTGTCGGCTACCTGTTCTGGCAGCAGCGTTGCAGCGTCTACGTGACCTACGTGCGCAACCAGCGCATTTCTGATATCTCGGCCTACGAATACGATTCGAATTTCCTCGGCACCGGCATCAACGTCCAATTCTAG
- the rnr gene encoding ribonuclease R, whose product MPENERRKGKSRSAPKPSPASKPKKSLRERFVDLVRGKSRPIPEKPSPEKTAGPSKKRRRRKGKSARPPEETRQPVAEQPRPRRNRGKAPEDAPSQRPPGKSRQAPSRDPKKPRPRLDRPAQDSRPPRPHRDKPTRPSSAGRSLREQIVELVRAQPLDKVEISKRLNLPADDRRRLRELLSEMENLGEIARVRKDRYVVPQDADLFTGVIQFHASGAAHVLNEKQGEADLYVSAENTWTAMHGDVVVARINKGGSSEPWRKVAPGTPPRREGRVIRILKRANEKIVGTLQKSKNFFYVVADDPRFVHNLYVPVPAADLRASAGDKVVAKLDAWPSRHVNPEGHVIEVLGRTGAPGVDILSIIRKYNLPEKFPDDVVREAERIAPTVPPEEAARRIDLRDRFIITIDPDDAKDFDDAVEVQRTKNGWSVSVHIADVSHYVRPKTSLDREAVGRGNSVYLADRVIPMLPEALSNGICSLKPQVDRLAFSVFAEVSTSGKVHNVRFGKSVIRSAARLTYKEAFAILQKPPTDEVSRRVHTAWELSSLLRKQRFAKGSLELDFPEVKVWLDDKGVPVRLERIENDISHQLIEELMLFANECVARELTLARQPTVYRVHEKPDPDKLAEYRETAVAHGLRVGDLTNRDNLVRLLAATRGQSFENALKIGLLKSLKRATYGPAPLGHYGLAKENYTHFTSPIRRYADLIVHRSLERHLGLTKSGPNSTEIASLAEHISTTERVATDAERESTKLKKLEYFQRQTSSREGHPFPALILEVRNYGLFVELPEFLISGLVHVSTLDDDFYLHDAARGRFIGRKTKRVYEAGQTIEVIVAKVDMFKQQVDFKAV is encoded by the coding sequence GTGCCAGAAAACGAGCGCCGAAAAGGGAAGTCCAGATCGGCCCCCAAACCGTCCCCCGCCTCGAAACCCAAAAAGTCTCTTCGCGAGCGCTTCGTCGATCTCGTCCGCGGTAAATCCCGCCCGATCCCGGAGAAACCGTCTCCCGAGAAAACCGCCGGCCCTTCCAAGAAACGTCGTCGCCGCAAGGGGAAATCCGCGCGTCCGCCGGAAGAAACCCGCCAGCCCGTCGCAGAGCAGCCGCGCCCTCGCCGCAACCGCGGCAAGGCCCCCGAGGACGCCCCCTCCCAGCGTCCCCCCGGCAAATCCCGGCAGGCTCCGAGTCGCGATCCAAAGAAGCCACGCCCTCGCCTCGACCGGCCGGCCCAGGATTCCCGGCCACCCAGGCCGCATCGCGACAAGCCCACGCGTCCCTCCTCCGCCGGCCGCTCGCTCCGTGAACAGATCGTCGAGCTCGTGCGCGCTCAGCCGCTGGACAAGGTCGAAATCTCCAAACGCCTGAACCTCCCCGCCGACGACCGTCGTCGACTTCGCGAGCTGCTCTCCGAGATGGAAAACCTCGGCGAGATCGCGCGCGTCCGGAAGGATCGCTACGTCGTTCCGCAGGACGCCGACCTCTTCACTGGCGTCATTCAATTCCACGCCAGCGGCGCCGCCCACGTGCTGAACGAAAAGCAGGGCGAGGCCGACCTCTACGTGAGCGCGGAGAATACGTGGACCGCCATGCACGGCGACGTCGTCGTCGCCCGCATCAACAAGGGGGGCTCGTCGGAGCCGTGGCGCAAGGTCGCGCCGGGCACTCCCCCGCGACGCGAAGGCCGGGTGATCCGCATCCTCAAGCGCGCGAACGAAAAAATTGTCGGCACGCTGCAGAAGTCGAAGAACTTCTTCTACGTCGTCGCGGACGATCCGCGTTTCGTCCACAACCTCTACGTGCCCGTCCCCGCGGCAGACCTCCGCGCCTCCGCCGGCGACAAGGTCGTCGCGAAGCTCGATGCCTGGCCGTCGCGCCACGTGAATCCCGAGGGGCACGTCATCGAGGTGCTCGGCCGCACCGGCGCTCCCGGCGTCGACATCCTCTCGATCATCCGCAAATACAACCTGCCCGAAAAATTTCCCGACGATGTCGTCCGGGAGGCGGAGCGCATCGCCCCGACCGTGCCGCCGGAAGAGGCGGCCCGCCGCATCGACCTGCGGGACCGCTTCATCATCACGATCGATCCCGACGACGCGAAGGACTTCGACGACGCCGTCGAGGTGCAGCGCACGAAGAACGGCTGGTCCGTGAGTGTGCACATCGCCGACGTGTCGCATTACGTGCGCCCGAAGACGTCGCTGGATCGCGAGGCCGTGGGCCGCGGGAACAGCGTCTACCTGGCCGACCGCGTCATCCCGATGCTGCCCGAGGCGCTGAGCAACGGCATCTGCAGCCTGAAGCCGCAGGTCGATCGCCTCGCCTTCTCGGTCTTCGCGGAAGTCTCCACGAGCGGAAAGGTGCACAACGTGCGCTTTGGCAAATCCGTCATCCGCAGCGCCGCGCGCCTCACTTACAAGGAGGCCTTCGCCATTCTGCAAAAGCCGCCGACGGACGAAGTCTCCCGGCGCGTGCACACGGCCTGGGAGCTTTCCTCGCTGCTGCGGAAACAGCGGTTCGCAAAAGGCTCGCTCGAGCTCGACTTCCCCGAGGTCAAGGTCTGGCTCGACGACAAGGGCGTGCCCGTGCGCCTCGAGCGTATCGAGAACGACATCTCGCACCAGCTCATCGAGGAGCTGATGCTCTTCGCGAACGAGTGCGTTGCCCGCGAGCTCACCCTCGCCAGGCAGCCCACCGTCTACCGCGTCCACGAGAAGCCGGATCCCGACAAGCTCGCCGAATATCGCGAAACGGCCGTGGCCCACGGTCTCCGCGTGGGCGATCTCACGAATCGCGACAACCTCGTGCGACTCCTCGCCGCGACCCGCGGCCAGTCGTTCGAGAACGCGCTCAAGATCGGCCTGCTGAAGAGCCTCAAGCGCGCGACCTACGGCCCCGCTCCGCTCGGTCACTACGGCCTCGCGAAGGAAAATTACACGCACTTCACCAGCCCGATCCGTCGCTACGCCGACCTCATCGTCCATCGCTCGCTGGAACGCCACCTCGGCCTCACGAAGTCCGGCCCAAATTCCACGGAGATCGCCTCGCTCGCCGAGCACATCTCGACGACCGAGCGCGTCGCCACCGACGCCGAACGCGAATCGACGAAGCTCAAGAAGCTCGAGTATTTCCAGCGCCAGACGTCCTCGCGCGAGGGGCATCCGTTCCCGGCCCTCATCCTCGAGGTCCGCAACTACGGCCTCTTCGTGGAGCTGCCCGAGTTCCTGATTTCCGGCCTCGTCCATGTCTCCACCCTCGACGACGACTTTTACCTGCACGATGCCGCCCGCGGGAGGTTCATCGGCCGCAAGACGAAGCGCGTTTACGAGGCCGGGCAGACGATCGAGGTGATCGTGGCCAAGGTCGACATGTTCAAGCAGCAGGTCGATTTCAAGGCGGTTTGA